The Gemmatimonadota bacterium genomic interval GCGAACAGCCAGGATCTCCGCCACGATCGCGAGGGCGATCTGTTCCGGCCCGTCGGCGCCCAGGTCCAGGCCTACGGGGCCGAAGACCCGCGGCGCGTCGCCTGCGTCCACGTCCGCCAGGATCTGCTCCGTCCGCGCACGGGGACCGAGGACGCCGACGTACGCTGCCTCCGTCCGGAGGAACGCACGCAACCATTCTCGGTCGTGGCGCAGCGAGTGGTTCTTGACCACGACGTAGGTGTCCGGCCCCGCCGGAAGGCCCGCGGTGCCCTCGTCGGGTGGGCGGCGGACCGTGCGCGTGCCGGTCGGGTAGCGCGCCGGCGCGAGCTGTGCCTCGCGGTGGTCCACTACGGTCACCCGAAAGCCGGTGGGGGCCGCGCACGCGGCGAGCGCCTCGCCGTCGGCGCCGCCCCCGACGACCACGAGGTGCGGTGGCGGCAGCAGAATCTCGACGAACGCCCGCGCCCCGGCCACCTCGCAGGTCGCCGACTGCCCCCCGGTCAGGCACACCGCAGCCTGTGCGCTCAACGCGTCGTCCAACGCATCGTTCCGAGTGGTCCCGGCGCGCCGGCGAGCTGTGGACGTAACGATCACTCCCCCGACGCCGATTGGTCCCTCGACGACGGT includes:
- a CDS encoding XdhC family protein, whose amino-acid sequence is MKHWRETAEIVDRVAALCREGREAALATVVDIGGSAYRRPGAKLLIDDGGTLLGGVSGGCLEADVREHALAIVRAGTPRLLHYETGSDADTVWGLGLGCEGAVDIFLQPATHGPFQHLLEPLAVYLEGDAPIAVATVVEGPIGVGGVIVTSTARRRAGTTRNDALDDALSAQAAVCLTGGQSATCEVAGARAFVEILLPPPHLVVVGGGADGEALAACAAPTGFRVTVVDHREAQLAPARYPTGTRTVRRPPDEGTAGLPAGPDTYVVVKNHSLRHDREWLRAFLRTEAAYVGVLGPRARTEQILADVDAGDAPRVFGPVGLDLGADGPEQIALAIVAEILAVRAGRTPRHLRDREAAIHAG